From Micromonospora echinospora, one genomic window encodes:
- a CDS encoding MGH1-like glycoside hydrolase domain-containing protein, translating into MNTTLDRAAVDVLLANWTGAYTVPSRALYPHQWSWDSAFVAIGLRHVSARRAQRELESLFGAQWADGRVPHIVFDPAAAPEGYFPGPDFWRSTDHPASPAVATSGLVQPPVHALAAWLTFRADPAQARCRGFLPRLYPRLVAWHRYLATRRGVDDLVAIVHPWESGMDNSPAWDDALCRVEPTPTHGFRRRDLHHVQAAERPTDTDYGRYVRLAGDYRDSGYADRLADAQFVLLDPMVNALYAASESALADIAAEIGADPRPHREAAERTGTALVARLFADGFCHAYDVHERRLDRQRTVAGLTPLVVADLPVAPALVKSALGDHFRLGRTALPPSYDLTGPAFDPDRYWRGPGWFNTTWLVWHGLTQHGELDHAGRLRDATLTAARQAGFREYLHPFTGEGRGATDFSWTAAVVLDLLRTAP; encoded by the coding sequence GTGAACACCACCCTCGACCGGGCCGCGGTGGACGTGCTCCTGGCCAACTGGACGGGCGCCTACACGGTGCCCTCGCGGGCCCTCTATCCGCACCAGTGGAGCTGGGACTCGGCGTTCGTCGCGATCGGACTGCGGCACGTGTCGGCCCGCCGCGCCCAGCGCGAACTGGAGAGCCTCTTCGGTGCCCAGTGGGCCGACGGGCGGGTGCCGCACATCGTCTTCGACCCGGCCGCCGCACCGGAGGGCTACTTCCCCGGGCCGGACTTCTGGCGCTCCACCGACCACCCGGCGAGCCCCGCGGTGGCCACCTCCGGGCTCGTCCAGCCACCCGTGCACGCCCTCGCGGCGTGGCTGACCTTCCGCGCCGACCCGGCGCAGGCCCGATGTCGTGGCTTCCTGCCCCGCCTGTATCCGAGACTGGTGGCCTGGCACCGCTACCTCGCGACCCGGCGGGGGGTAGACGACCTCGTCGCGATCGTCCACCCGTGGGAGTCCGGCATGGACAACAGCCCGGCCTGGGACGACGCGCTGTGCCGGGTGGAGCCGACGCCGACCCACGGGTTCCGCCGCCGCGACCTGCACCACGTGCAGGCCGCCGAACGCCCGACCGACACCGACTACGGCCGCTACGTCCGGCTGGCCGGCGACTACCGGGACTCCGGCTACGCCGACCGCCTCGCCGACGCGCAGTTCGTGCTGCTCGACCCCATGGTCAACGCGCTGTACGCCGCGTCGGAGTCCGCGCTCGCCGACATCGCCGCCGAGATCGGCGCGGACCCACGACCGCACCGCGAGGCGGCGGAGCGCACCGGCACGGCCCTCGTCGCCCGGCTCTTCGCCGACGGGTTCTGCCACGCCTACGACGTGCACGAGCGCCGGCTCGACCGGCAGCGCACCGTCGCCGGCCTCACTCCGCTGGTCGTGGCGGACCTGCCGGTGGCCCCGGCACTGGTGAAGTCCGCGCTGGGCGACCACTTCCGGCTCGGGCGCACCGCCCTGCCGCCCAGTTACGACCTGACCGGCCCGGCCTTCGACCCGGACCGGTACTGGCGCGGCCCCGGCTGGTTCAACACCACCTGGCTGGTCTGGCACGGCCTGACCCAGCACGGTGAACTCGACCACGCCGGCCGGCTGCGCGACGCCACCCTCACCGCCGCCCGGCAGGCCGGCTTCCGCGAGTACCTGCATCCGTTCACCGGCGAGGGACGGGGGGCGACCGACTTCAGTTGGACCGCGGCGGTCGTCCTGGACCTGCTGCGGACCGCGCCGTGA
- a CDS encoding sugar phosphate isomerase/epimerase family protein — protein MSHPTTFAPRPEPAATNGPTPLRIACQEQLLPGDTLERKWEFALAAGYDAIELRGKAGFAFRDRLPELRRAAANGVVMPTVCVDMPHFFGAFDPDLRRDAIDQMKSQLSVIAEIGGRGAMTPASYGMFSRRLPPFEPPRSEAEDRKVLVEGLAELGTHAAAEGVDLYLEPLNRYEDHMVNRLDQAVDLVKATGVDAVRVVADTYHMNIEEDDPAAAVRAAAGYLGHVQVSDSNRFQPGAGHLDWPAVLGALDASGYQGYLAVECRLRGEPDAAVASVPPFLRRQR, from the coding sequence ATGTCCCACCCCACCACCTTCGCTCCCCGCCCCGAACCGGCGGCGACGAACGGCCCGACCCCGCTCCGCATCGCCTGCCAGGAGCAACTGCTGCCCGGCGACACGCTCGAACGGAAGTGGGAGTTCGCCCTGGCTGCCGGCTACGACGCGATCGAGCTGCGCGGCAAGGCCGGGTTCGCGTTCCGGGACCGGCTGCCGGAGCTGCGTCGGGCCGCCGCCAACGGCGTCGTCATGCCGACCGTCTGCGTTGACATGCCGCACTTCTTCGGCGCGTTCGACCCCGACCTGCGCCGCGACGCCATCGACCAGATGAAGTCCCAGCTGTCCGTGATCGCCGAGATCGGCGGCCGGGGGGCGATGACCCCCGCGTCGTACGGCATGTTCTCCCGACGGCTGCCCCCGTTCGAGCCGCCCCGCAGCGAGGCCGAGGACCGGAAGGTGCTCGTCGAAGGGCTCGCCGAACTCGGCACGCACGCCGCGGCCGAGGGCGTCGACCTGTACCTCGAACCGCTCAACCGGTACGAGGACCACATGGTCAACCGGCTCGACCAGGCGGTCGACCTGGTCAAGGCGACCGGCGTCGACGCGGTCCGGGTGGTCGCCGACACCTACCACATGAACATCGAGGAGGACGACCCCGCCGCCGCGGTACGGGCCGCCGCCGGCTACCTCGGGCACGTGCAGGTCAGCGACTCCAACCGGTTCCAGCCCGGCGCCGGCCACCTCGACTGGCCGGCGGTGCTGGGCGCCCTGGACGCCAGCGGCTACCAGGGATACCTGGCGGTCGAGTGCCGACTGCGGGGGGAGCCCGACGCGGCGGTCGCCTCCGTCCCGCCCTTCCTGCGCAGGCAGCGGTGA
- a CDS encoding zinc-dependent alcohol dehydrogenase, with the protein MEVVVQFSAPRRVEVISREIAPLPAGHVRVRTRYSGISAGTELTAYRGTNPYLTRIWDPQRRLFTEGAGGLEYPVAGWGYSEVGQVVEVAADAPAGTPGTGTYVWGIWGHRSEAVLPAERLVGHEVPAGVDPMAASFARVGAIALNAVLATDIHLGETVAVFGQGVLGLLTTRLAVLNGATVVAVDALPTRRESALAFGADAALAPDGAAEEIRNRTGGIGADAAIDISGSYRALHEAVRSVTVGGRVVASGFYQGEGVGLRLGEEFHHNRVQLVCSQIGGVPPHLAPRWSQDRLQQVFLAQLAAKTVDVGPLVSHVVPAERAAEAYDLLDQRPAEALQVMLEFR; encoded by the coding sequence GTGGAAGTCGTCGTGCAGTTCTCCGCGCCGCGACGGGTCGAGGTGATCTCCCGTGAGATCGCGCCGCTGCCAGCCGGACACGTCCGGGTCCGCACCCGCTACTCGGGCATCTCGGCCGGCACCGAGCTGACCGCCTACCGTGGCACCAACCCCTACCTGACCCGGATCTGGGACCCGCAGCGCCGGCTCTTCACCGAGGGCGCCGGGGGCCTGGAGTACCCGGTCGCCGGCTGGGGCTACTCCGAGGTCGGCCAGGTCGTCGAGGTGGCGGCCGACGCGCCTGCCGGGACACCCGGGACCGGCACCTACGTCTGGGGCATCTGGGGCCACCGCAGCGAGGCGGTCCTGCCCGCCGAGCGGCTCGTCGGGCACGAGGTGCCGGCCGGCGTGGACCCGATGGCCGCCTCGTTCGCCCGGGTCGGGGCCATCGCCCTCAACGCCGTCCTCGCCACCGACATCCACCTCGGGGAGACTGTCGCCGTCTTCGGACAGGGCGTGCTCGGCCTGCTCACCACCCGGCTCGCCGTCCTCAACGGCGCCACCGTCGTCGCCGTCGACGCGCTGCCGACCCGCCGCGAGTCGGCCCTGGCCTTCGGCGCGGACGCCGCGCTGGCCCCCGACGGCGCGGCGGAGGAGATCCGGAACCGGACCGGCGGGATCGGCGCCGACGCGGCGATCGACATCAGCGGCTCCTACCGCGCGCTGCACGAGGCGGTCCGATCCGTCACCGTCGGCGGGCGGGTCGTCGCCTCCGGCTTCTACCAGGGCGAGGGCGTCGGGCTGCGCCTCGGCGAGGAGTTCCACCACAACCGGGTACAGCTCGTCTGCTCGCAGATCGGGGGCGTGCCCCCGCACCTCGCGCCCCGGTGGAGCCAGGACCGCCTGCAACAGGTCTTCCTGGCCCAGCTCGCCGCCAAGACCGTCGACGTGGGCCCGCTGGTCAGCCACGTCGTCCCGGCGGAGCGCGCCGCCGAAGCCTACGACCTGCTCGACCAGCGTCCGGCCGAGGCGCTGCAAGTGATGTTGGAGTTCCGCTGA
- a CDS encoding ABC transporter substrate-binding protein translates to MRTRTSPPVRRSPVASALLAAVVIGTSSLAACASDDSADDGTLTVWSLENQTDRVQAAQAVADRFTARSGVKVKIVATDENQFTQLITSAAAAGDLPDVVGALPLSAVWQLSANEILDTAAADSVVKDLGADTFSGRALELTRNDGKQLAVPSDAWAQLLVYRKDLFAAAGLPAPDSYEAIAQAAQKLNAGGTAGITLATVANDAFTAQSVEFLGLGNGCELVDDKGAVTLDSKPCTETFGLYGDLARKYSVQGAQDVDSTRATYFAGKAAMVVWSSFILDEMAGLRNDARPNCPQCQADPAFLARNSGFVTAVKGPSGTEPAGFGEITSWSILADAQPSAKDFVKFMMDEGYADWLGVAPEGKMPARAGTKENPQKFTEAWNGLTAGVDTKKPLGEIYPADVMQALRTSPDTIRRWGITQGQGKLVGATLGELPVPKAINALATGQVDAAGACKQAADAVESIKTSLK, encoded by the coding sequence ATGCGAACAAGAACCTCACCACCCGTACGGCGTTCCCCCGTCGCCAGTGCCCTGCTGGCGGCGGTCGTGATCGGCACGTCCTCGCTGGCCGCCTGCGCCTCGGACGACTCGGCCGACGACGGCACGCTCACCGTGTGGAGCCTGGAGAACCAGACCGACCGGGTCCAGGCCGCCCAGGCCGTCGCCGACCGGTTCACTGCCCGCAGCGGTGTCAAGGTCAAGATCGTGGCCACCGACGAGAACCAGTTCACCCAGCTCATCACCTCGGCCGCCGCCGCGGGCGACCTGCCCGACGTGGTCGGCGCGCTGCCGCTGTCCGCCGTGTGGCAGCTGTCGGCGAACGAGATCCTGGACACCGCCGCCGCCGACAGCGTGGTCAAGGACCTCGGGGCGGACACCTTCTCCGGCCGGGCCCTCGAACTGACCCGCAACGACGGCAAGCAGCTCGCCGTCCCGTCCGACGCCTGGGCGCAGCTGCTGGTCTACCGCAAGGACCTCTTCGCCGCCGCCGGCCTGCCGGCACCGGACTCGTACGAGGCCATCGCGCAGGCCGCCCAGAAGCTCAACGCGGGCGGGACGGCTGGCATCACCCTGGCCACCGTCGCCAACGACGCCTTCACCGCCCAGTCGGTGGAGTTCCTGGGGCTCGGCAACGGTTGCGAGCTGGTGGACGACAAGGGCGCGGTGACGTTGGACTCGAAGCCCTGCACCGAGACCTTCGGCCTCTACGGCGACCTCGCCCGGAAGTACTCCGTGCAGGGGGCGCAGGACGTCGACTCCACCCGGGCCACGTACTTCGCCGGCAAGGCGGCGATGGTCGTCTGGTCGTCGTTCATCCTCGACGAGATGGCCGGGCTGCGTAACGACGCGCGGCCCAACTGCCCGCAGTGCCAGGCCGACCCGGCCTTCCTCGCCAGGAACAGCGGGTTCGTCACCGCGGTCAAGGGCCCCAGCGGCACCGAGCCGGCCGGCTTCGGCGAGATCACCTCGTGGTCGATCCTGGCCGACGCGCAGCCGTCCGCGAAGGACTTCGTGAAGTTCATGATGGACGAGGGCTACGCCGACTGGCTGGGCGTCGCGCCGGAGGGCAAGATGCCGGCCCGCGCCGGCACGAAGGAGAACCCGCAGAAGTTCACCGAGGCGTGGAACGGTCTCACCGCCGGGGTGGACACCAAGAAGCCGCTCGGCGAGATCTACCCGGCCGACGTCATGCAGGCGCTGCGGACCAGCCCGGACACCATCCGCCGGTGGGGCATCACCCAGGGGCAGGGCAAGCTGGTCGGCGCGACCCTCGGCGAGCTGCCCGTACCGAAGGCGATCAACGCCCTCGCCACCGGCCAGGTCGACGCCGCCGGCGCCTGCAAGCAGGCTGCCGACGCGGTGGAGTCGATCAAGACATCGCTGAAGTAG
- a CDS encoding carbohydrate ABC transporter permease, whose translation MTTLKSAGPATPRERRRRPGPTLKQRENRTGLAFLTPTLVVVLVVVVVPILWTVMLAFQEIRLINIRRAGLFGEYSLRNFATVLESPGFWRSLGTTLTFTIGATGLSILLGLVAALALRRPSRGRTVARAAMLLPYVAPVVAVTFVWEVMLSPQFGIVNEWGTRFLGWDQPVAFLSQRESELFGVPVPTALLTVIVFEGWRYFPFAFLFLLARLQAVPPELEEAARIDGATPSQRFRYVLLPQLGPVIALLCVLRFIMTFTKFDDVYLLTGGGAGTDVVSVRVYEFLTARFDIGAAAAQSLVIAAVLVVLLAVYLKFFAPRIEEGER comes from the coding sequence ATGACGACTCTCAAGTCCGCCGGGCCGGCGACGCCGCGTGAGCGTCGCCGCCGGCCCGGTCCGACCCTCAAACAGCGGGAGAACCGCACCGGCCTGGCGTTCCTGACGCCCACCCTGGTCGTGGTCCTGGTCGTCGTCGTGGTGCCCATCCTCTGGACCGTCATGCTGGCGTTCCAGGAGATCCGCCTGATCAACATCCGGCGGGCGGGCCTCTTCGGCGAGTACAGCCTGCGCAACTTCGCCACCGTGCTGGAGTCGCCGGGATTCTGGCGGTCGCTGGGCACCACGCTGACGTTCACCATCGGCGCGACGGGGCTGTCCATCCTGCTGGGTCTGGTCGCGGCGCTCGCCCTGCGCCGGCCGTCGCGGGGACGTACGGTGGCCCGGGCCGCGATGCTGCTGCCCTACGTCGCGCCGGTCGTCGCGGTGACCTTCGTCTGGGAGGTCATGCTCAGCCCGCAGTTCGGCATCGTCAACGAGTGGGGCACCCGCTTCCTCGGCTGGGACCAGCCGGTGGCCTTCCTCAGCCAGCGGGAGTCGGAACTGTTCGGCGTTCCGGTTCCGACCGCGCTGCTGACCGTGATCGTGTTCGAGGGCTGGCGCTACTTCCCGTTCGCCTTCCTCTTCCTGCTCGCCCGGTTGCAGGCGGTGCCGCCGGAGCTGGAGGAGGCGGCGCGGATCGACGGCGCGACGCCCAGCCAGCGTTTCCGGTACGTCCTGCTGCCGCAGCTCGGCCCGGTCATCGCGCTGCTCTGCGTGCTGCGCTTCATCATGACCTTCACCAAGTTCGACGACGTCTACCTGCTCACCGGCGGCGGGGCCGGCACCGACGTGGTCAGCGTCCGGGTCTACGAGTTCCTCACCGCCCGCTTCGACATCGGCGCGGCGGCGGCCCAGTCCCTGGTCATCGCGGCCGTCCTGGTCGTCCTGCTGGCGGTGTACCTGAAGTTCTTCGCCCCGCGCATCGAGGAGGGGGAACGGTGA
- a CDS encoding carbohydrate ABC transporter permease, which produces MNRDALETRIFGILRRVVIVGLVLVTVFPFYYMVLLSLRPIDRVILDPGKLWVSGQELTVDTYRTVLRSVADGGQGFLALLGNSALVSLATVAVTLLVAIPGSYAVSRLRFVGRRQVSALFLSVYLFPSILLAIPLFVLFTRLGLRGSLGGLVLVYIAQTIPVSIYMLRSYFSTIPDSLEEAAAMDGANRFQTIRRVVLPLAAPAIMANALYIFMIAWNEFLFALLFLAEKRESWTVSLGLAQLSGGIEVSKTVLMAGSVVLTLPIVALFFAAERMLTEGLTSGADKG; this is translated from the coding sequence GTGAACCGCGACGCCCTGGAGACCCGGATCTTCGGCATCCTGCGCCGGGTGGTCATCGTCGGCCTGGTGCTGGTGACCGTCTTCCCCTTCTACTACATGGTGCTGCTCTCGCTGCGCCCGATCGACCGGGTCATCCTCGACCCCGGAAAGCTGTGGGTGTCCGGGCAGGAGCTGACCGTGGACACCTACCGCACGGTGCTGCGGTCGGTCGCCGACGGCGGGCAGGGCTTCCTCGCCCTGCTGGGCAACTCCGCGCTGGTGTCGCTGGCGACCGTCGCGGTGACGCTGCTGGTGGCCATCCCCGGCTCGTACGCGGTGAGCCGGCTGCGCTTCGTCGGCCGGCGGCAGGTCAGCGCGCTGTTCCTGTCGGTGTACCTCTTCCCCAGCATCCTGCTGGCCATCCCGCTCTTCGTGCTCTTCACCCGGCTCGGGCTGCGCGGCTCGCTCGGCGGGCTGGTGCTGGTGTACATCGCGCAGACGATCCCCGTCTCGATCTACATGCTGCGCAGCTACTTCAGCACGATCCCGGACAGTCTGGAGGAGGCCGCCGCGATGGACGGCGCGAACCGGTTCCAGACCATCCGCCGGGTGGTGCTGCCGCTGGCCGCCCCGGCCATCATGGCCAACGCCCTGTACATCTTCATGATCGCCTGGAACGAGTTCCTCTTCGCCCTGCTCTTCCTCGCCGAGAAGCGGGAGAGCTGGACGGTGTCGCTGGGTCTCGCCCAGCTCTCCGGCGGCATCGAGGTGTCCAAGACCGTCCTGATGGCCGGGTCCGTGGTCCTGACCCTGCCGATCGTGGCGCTCTTCTTCGCGGCCGAGCGGATGCTCACCGAGGGACTCACCAGCGGCGCGGACAAGGGTTAG